The following are encoded together in the Bradymonas sediminis genome:
- the alc gene encoding allantoicase has translation MTKFTDYIDLALETLGGAVLVASDEFFAIKENLIRGPEPIFDPTRFTDSGKWYDGWETRRKRGPGNDWCVIRLGLPGLIRGVVVDTANFRGNYPEYCSIEAAVIEGHLSPEELADGDIEWIEILEKSPLKGHFKNEFEIDSSARFTHLRFNIFPDGGVARLRVHGEPSPDLDRWARVGEIDLIGIENGGRALSASDMFFSKPTNLLMPTRGVHMGDGWETTRRRGPGHDWAVLQLGAEGRVEHVEIDTNHFKGNYPDSVSVEGCNSDQLGADFDPDAQDWFEVYPQTKMQAHTQHHLDIEPTAPITHVRVNMFPDGGISRVRLRGRVTEKGWQKRKLEWLNTISPAAAERAFLRCCGSTAWAEKMASQRPFGSLEAIQKAGDAAFSKLGTEDYLEAFAAHPKIGDHKQASKASQKWAAQEQSAASSASQETLDRLRAANLAYQERHGFIFIICATGKSADEILAALEARLENDRNTEIAAAAEEQRKIMALRLNKLVERP, from the coding sequence ATGACGAAATTTACCGACTATATCGACCTCGCCCTTGAAACACTTGGTGGAGCGGTGCTCGTGGCGAGCGACGAGTTTTTCGCGATTAAAGAGAATCTTATCAGGGGCCCGGAGCCAATCTTTGATCCCACACGCTTTACCGACAGCGGCAAGTGGTACGATGGCTGGGAGACGCGCCGCAAGCGCGGTCCGGGCAATGATTGGTGTGTGATTCGCCTCGGGTTGCCGGGTTTGATTCGCGGCGTCGTGGTCGATACGGCGAACTTCCGCGGAAATTATCCAGAATATTGCTCGATTGAGGCCGCCGTTATCGAGGGGCATCTGTCGCCCGAGGAACTGGCCGATGGCGACATCGAGTGGATCGAAATTCTCGAGAAGTCGCCGCTCAAGGGGCATTTCAAAAACGAGTTTGAGATCGACAGCAGCGCGCGTTTTACGCATCTTCGCTTCAATATCTTCCCGGACGGCGGCGTCGCGCGCTTGCGGGTGCACGGCGAGCCCTCGCCGGACCTGGATCGATGGGCGCGCGTGGGGGAGATTGACCTGATCGGCATCGAAAACGGCGGGCGAGCGCTGAGCGCGAGCGATATGTTTTTTAGCAAGCCCACCAACCTTTTGATGCCCACGCGCGGGGTGCATATGGGCGACGGGTGGGAGACCACGCGCCGGCGCGGACCCGGGCATGATTGGGCGGTTCTGCAGCTCGGGGCCGAGGGGCGCGTCGAGCACGTCGAGATCGATACGAATCATTTTAAGGGAAATTATCCCGACTCGGTCTCGGTCGAAGGCTGCAATTCCGACCAACTCGGCGCCGATTTTGACCCGGACGCACAGGATTGGTTCGAGGTCTATCCGCAGACGAAGATGCAGGCGCATACTCAACATCACCTCGACATCGAGCCGACCGCGCCGATTACCCATGTGCGGGTGAATATGTTCCCGGACGGCGGCATCAGCCGGGTGCGTCTGCGCGGGCGCGTGACCGAAAAGGGCTGGCAAAAACGTAAATTGGAGTGGCTCAACACCATTTCGCCGGCCGCCGCCGAGCGTGCGTTTTTGCGCTGCTGCGGGTCGACGGCCTGGGCCGAGAAGATGGCGTCTCAGCGCCCGTTTGGGTCGCTTGAGGCGATTCAAAAAGCCGGCGACGCCGCGTTCTCAAAGCTTGGCACTGAAGACTACCTTGAGGCGTTCGCCGCGCATCCCAAAATCGGCGACCACAAACAGGCGTCGAAGGCTTCGCAAAAATGGGCGGCCCAGGAGCAGTCCGCGGCCTCGAGCGCCTCGCAGGAAACCCTCGACCGCCTGCGCGCCGCCAACCTCGCCTACCAGGAGCGCCACGGCTTTATCTTTATCATCTGCGCCACCGGCAAGAGCGCCGACGAGATCCTGGCCGCCCTCGAAGCGCGCCTGGAGAACGACCGAAATACCGAGATCGCCGCGGCCGCCGAGGAGCAGCGCAAGATCATGGCGCTTCGCCTCAATAAGTTAGTCGAGCGCCCTTAA
- the uraH gene encoding hydroxyisourate hydrolase yields MSTISTHILDTSRGCPAEGVPLILEARTHGGWRAIGGGTTNADGRVVDLLNEGESLLLGMYRMSFETAVYFEEQAVKSFYPVVRVVFEVDDADSHYHVPLLLSPFGYSTYRGS; encoded by the coding sequence ATGAGCACGATAAGCACCCATATTCTCGACACCTCCCGGGGCTGCCCGGCCGAAGGCGTTCCGTTGATTCTTGAGGCGCGAACCCACGGTGGATGGCGCGCGATTGGCGGCGGCACGACCAACGCCGACGGGCGCGTGGTCGACTTGCTGAACGAGGGAGAGTCACTGCTCCTGGGGATGTATCGCATGAGCTTTGAGACCGCGGTTTATTTCGAGGAGCAGGCGGTCAAGAGTTTTTACCCGGTCGTGCGCGTCGTCTTCGAAGTCGACGACGCCGACTCGCACTACCACGTCCCGCTGCTGCTCAGCCCCTTCGGCTATTCGACCTACCGCGGAAGTTAA
- the allB gene encoding allantoinase AllB, with product MAELIIQSRRVVTGEGTRPACLYIQDGRIERVAEYDDIQENIEVLAVGDSVVMPGLIDAHVHINEPGRSDWEGFETATRAAAAGGTTTLVDMPLNSIPATTSVAGLEAKLAAAEGKCHVDVGFWGGLVPGNLEEVAALDAAGVLGFKCFLSPSGVDEFENVSMADVEAAMPLLSELGAPLLCHSELSDVIESAEQVWASGDARHYGLYLASRPPSAEVQAVAGLCEYAGRYGARLHIVHLSSASALPFLRRARERGVDVSVETCPHYLVFSSDQIRNGQTHYKCAPPIRSRGNAEQLWKALAAGEINLIGSDHSPCPPELKCLDSGRFDQAWGGIASLQLSLPIMWTAASARGHSLDELSRWMSAEPAKLAGLSEQKGRVAPGMSADLVIWDPEAEFTVDAQALEHRHKVTPYDGHRLKGVVQMTLLRGEPVYREGAFSTPVGRPILK from the coding sequence ATGGCTGAACTCATCATCCAGAGCCGTCGCGTTGTCACCGGCGAGGGCACGCGCCCCGCTTGTTTATATATCCAGGACGGGCGCATCGAGCGCGTCGCCGAATACGATGATATTCAGGAGAATATCGAGGTGCTCGCCGTCGGCGATTCGGTGGTTATGCCGGGCTTAATCGACGCGCATGTGCATATCAATGAGCCGGGGCGAAGCGATTGGGAGGGATTTGAGACGGCGACGCGCGCGGCGGCGGCCGGCGGGACGACCACCCTGGTCGATATGCCGCTCAATAGCATCCCGGCGACCACGAGCGTCGCCGGCTTGGAGGCCAAGCTCGCCGCGGCCGAGGGCAAATGTCATGTCGACGTGGGCTTTTGGGGCGGCCTTGTCCCCGGGAATCTGGAGGAAGTCGCCGCCCTGGACGCCGCGGGCGTGCTCGGCTTTAAGTGTTTCTTATCGCCCTCGGGCGTCGATGAGTTTGAGAACGTGTCGATGGCCGACGTTGAGGCGGCGATGCCGCTTCTGAGCGAGTTGGGCGCCCCGCTTTTGTGCCACTCGGAGCTCTCCGATGTGATTGAGTCGGCCGAGCAGGTCTGGGCGAGCGGTGATGCTCGTCACTACGGACTCTACCTGGCCTCGCGCCCACCGAGCGCCGAAGTTCAGGCGGTCGCCGGGCTTTGCGAATACGCCGGGCGCTATGGGGCGCGCCTTCATATCGTGCACCTGTCCTCGGCGAGCGCGCTGCCGTTTTTGAGGCGCGCGCGCGAGCGCGGCGTGGACGTGAGCGTGGAGACCTGCCCGCATTATCTCGTCTTTAGCTCCGACCAGATTCGCAATGGGCAGACCCACTATAAATGCGCGCCGCCCATTCGCTCTCGCGGAAACGCCGAACAATTATGGAAGGCGCTGGCCGCAGGTGAGATTAACCTGATCGGCAGCGACCACTCCCCCTGCCCGCCCGAGCTAAAATGCCTTGATTCCGGCCGCTTCGACCAAGCCTGGGGCGGCATCGCGTCGCTGCAGCTCTCGCTGCCGATTATGTGGACGGCGGCCAGCGCGCGTGGGCATTCCCTCGACGAGTTGAGCCGCTGGATGAGCGCCGAGCCGGCGAAACTCGCCGGTCTTAGCGAGCAAAAGGGGCGCGTCGCCCCGGGGATGAGCGCCGACCTGGTTATCTGGGACCCCGAGGCCGAGTTCACCGTCGACGCCCAGGCGCTTGAGCACCGGCATAAGGTCACGCCCTATGACGGCCATCGACTCAAAGGCGTCGTCCAAATGACGCTGCTTCGGGGCGAGCCGGTCTATCGCGAAGGCGCGTTTTCAACCCCCGTTGGACGCCCTATTCTAAAATAA
- a CDS encoding EamA family transporter: MTDLLEFGFILALLSALSWASVDIIRKYIVANLNPTSALVGLMLGQVLLLLPFVLMTEVGAAPSSDHTLVKTLFIGIPDLSKSYLIQSAGSIALNLAANLLFLRAVAISPLSLTTPYLALTPVFSALVAFLWLGQIVTGWGIVGILIVCVGAFFLNPGSKSDGLLAPIKAIASERGSLYMICVSLCWSITPILDSKASLQTSPLWHTAFLALGMGVSLAIYLIARGEARTLIADLKILPAVGVCASFLLLAAMTLQLSAYGEGVPIAYVETIKRAGGVTTAMLAGYLFFGEKDIARRFIGAAVMVIGVAMVLFSGG, from the coding sequence ATGACTGACCTGCTCGAATTTGGATTCATCCTGGCCTTGCTCTCTGCATTGAGTTGGGCCTCGGTCGACATTATCCGCAAATATATCGTCGCAAATTTGAACCCCACCTCGGCCTTGGTCGGCCTGATGTTGGGACAAGTCCTCTTGCTGCTGCCGTTTGTGCTGATGACCGAGGTCGGCGCGGCCCCCAGCAGCGACCACACCCTCGTAAAGACCCTCTTCATCGGCATCCCGGACCTCTCCAAAAGCTACCTCATCCAATCCGCCGGCTCCATCGCGCTGAATCTGGCGGCGAATCTACTCTTTTTGCGCGCCGTCGCGATCTCGCCGCTCAGCCTGACGACCCCCTACCTGGCGCTCACGCCGGTGTTCTCGGCGCTGGTCGCATTTTTGTGGCTCGGCCAAATCGTGACCGGCTGGGGCATCGTGGGGATTTTGATTGTGTGCGTGGGCGCGTTCTTTTTGAACCCGGGCTCCAAATCCGACGGCCTGCTCGCGCCCATCAAAGCAATCGCCAGCGAGCGCGGCAGCCTCTATATGATCTGCGTCTCGCTGTGCTGGAGCATCACCCCGATTCTCGACAGCAAGGCCAGCCTGCAAACCTCGCCGCTGTGGCATACCGCGTTCCTCGCGCTGGGCATGGGCGTTTCACTGGCGATTTACCTCATCGCCCGCGGCGAAGCCCGCACATTGATCGCCGACCTCAAGATTCTGCCGGCGGTCGGGGTTTGCGCCTCGTTTTTGCTGCTCGCGGCCATGACTCTGCAGCTCAGCGCCTACGGCGAAGGCGTGCCCATTGCGTACGTTGAGACCATCAAACGCGCCGGCGGCGTTACGACTGCGATGCTGGCAGGGTATCTGTTCTTCGGTGAAAAAGACATCGCCCGGCGTTTCATCGGCGCGGCCGTCATGGTCATCGGCGTCGCGATGGTGCTGTTCTCGGGTGGATGA